From Paenibacillus physcomitrellae, the proteins below share one genomic window:
- a CDS encoding NAD(P)/FAD-dependent oxidoreductase translates to MSKQILILGGGYGGLLSALTAREYLSAEEATITVVNKYPTHQIITELHRLAAGNLDEKAVALPLEKLLSGKQVKLVVDTVEKISPDEKQVKLVSGATYKYDALVIALGSETAYFGIPGLKENSLTLKSVDEAHRIFETVKSRLDSYKKTKNKADATFVVGGGGLTGVELVGEFADELPELCRQRGIDFNEINLYCVEAGPTILAGFPADLVERATKSLEARGVKFVTGVPITELKDNKVFLKDGNSFESSTVIWTGGVQGNSLVAESGIEVNRGRATVTESLQSTSHKDIFLAGDSAVVFAPGAERPYPPTAQIAWHMGETVGYNLSVFFKGGTMESFHYVSSGTLGSLGRKDGIAMVGGSSTKLKGMPASLMKEASNIRYLARIKGLSALAY, encoded by the coding sequence ATGTCGAAGCAAATTTTGATTTTGGGCGGCGGATATGGTGGACTCCTGAGCGCGCTGACTGCGCGTGAATATCTGAGCGCTGAAGAAGCTACCATCACAGTCGTGAACAAATACCCTACGCACCAAATTATTACGGAACTGCACCGTCTGGCTGCCGGCAATCTGGATGAGAAGGCTGTAGCTCTTCCACTGGAGAAGCTGCTCAGCGGCAAACAAGTGAAGCTGGTTGTGGACACCGTTGAGAAGATTTCTCCGGATGAGAAACAAGTGAAACTGGTGAGCGGCGCTACATACAAATATGACGCGCTCGTAATCGCGCTCGGAAGCGAAACGGCTTACTTCGGAATTCCAGGACTCAAAGAGAACAGCTTAACCCTGAAATCCGTAGATGAAGCACATCGCATCTTCGAAACGGTTAAATCCCGTCTGGATTCTTACAAGAAGACTAAAAACAAAGCAGACGCTACTTTTGTAGTAGGCGGCGGCGGTTTGACAGGCGTAGAGCTTGTCGGAGAATTTGCGGATGAGCTTCCTGAGCTTTGCCGTCAAAGAGGGATTGATTTCAATGAAATCAACCTGTACTGCGTAGAAGCTGGCCCTACTATTCTTGCCGGTTTCCCTGCTGACCTGGTTGAACGCGCTACGAAGAGCCTGGAAGCACGCGGCGTTAAATTCGTAACAGGCGTTCCAATCACGGAACTGAAAGACAACAAAGTATTCCTGAAAGACGGCAATTCCTTCGAGTCCAGCACAGTTATCTGGACTGGCGGTGTACAAGGCAACTCCCTTGTAGCTGAAAGCGGCATTGAAGTCAATCGTGGACGCGCAACGGTAACTGAATCGCTGCAATCTACGTCCCACAAAGATATTTTCCTTGCTGGCGACAGCGCGGTAGTCTTTGCTCCAGGTGCTGAACGTCCTTACCCGCCAACAGCGCAAATCGCTTGGCATATGGGTGAGACTGTCGGCTACAACCTGTCCGTATTCTTTAAAGGCGGCACAATGGAATCCTTCCATTATGTAAGCTCCGGTACACTCGGCAGCTTGGGCCGCAAAGACGGCATTGCGATGGTGGGCGGAAGCTCCACTAAGCTTAAAGGTATGCCGGCTTCTTTGATGAAAGAAGCAAGTAACATCCGTTACCTGGCTCGCATCAAAGGTTTGTCTGCTTTGGCGTACTAA
- a CDS encoding thioredoxin family protein, translating to MNRVATEQQYHDLINNDGYTVIKYDATWCPDCKNLDRFIGPIIEENPDKQFYALDVEQLENIAQENDVRGIPSLLVYKNGEKIAHLHSKFAKTPDQIRDYLKTLVSQV from the coding sequence ATGAATAGAGTTGCAACAGAACAACAATATCACGATTTGATCAATAACGACGGATACACGGTCATTAAATATGACGCCACGTGGTGCCCTGACTGCAAAAACCTGGACCGTTTCATCGGCCCTATTATAGAAGAGAATCCGGATAAACAGTTTTATGCTCTGGATGTTGAACAGCTTGAGAATATCGCTCAAGAGAACGATGTGCGCGGGATCCCAAGTCTTCTGGTTTATAAGAACGGTGAAAAAATCGCCCACTTGCACAGCAAATTCGCCAAAACGCCGGATCAGATCCGCGATTATCTGAAAACGCTGGTTTCCCAAGTGTAA
- a CDS encoding sn-glycerol-1-phosphate dehydrogenase — protein sequence MMIHLLDEIPLDYISLDKGSLGKLAPYVKKAGYKQPIIVADRNTYEAAGRAVEAELGSLSSAVELCMLQPDATGDCLADEKSIVQLLLAITPGVTDCLLAVGSGTIHDIVRFVSSRTGIPFLSVPTAPSVDGFTSKCAPLMIRGVKQTVTAASPKAIFADLDILTRAPQELVAAGFGNMLAKYTSLFDWKFSSLTANEPYDPRVAQITEAALLDCIAHADAIGRRTEEGIRVLMNALIESGIAMLMFGQSHPASGAEHHLSHYWEMAHLERGRKAMPHGAKVGVACAEISRLYHDAVTRAQHPGEQPAQLLQHGIQVREWLEAVPSAPEIRRLLELAGGPSTRDELGIDDELFAESLREAHKLLGRSTLLRALNGA from the coding sequence ATGATGATCCATCTGCTCGACGAAATCCCCTTGGACTACATTTCCCTGGACAAAGGCTCACTGGGCAAACTAGCCCCCTATGTAAAGAAAGCCGGCTATAAGCAGCCGATTATCGTGGCCGACCGGAACACCTATGAAGCCGCTGGCCGCGCGGTTGAAGCGGAGCTGGGCAGCCTTAGCTCCGCGGTAGAGCTCTGTATGCTTCAGCCAGATGCAACCGGTGACTGCCTGGCCGATGAGAAATCCATTGTCCAGCTGCTGCTCGCCATCACGCCGGGAGTAACCGACTGCCTGCTGGCCGTAGGCTCCGGCACGATCCACGACATCGTCCGGTTTGTCTCCAGCAGAACAGGCATCCCATTCCTGTCCGTGCCGACCGCCCCTTCGGTGGACGGCTTCACCTCCAAATGCGCGCCGCTCATGATCCGCGGCGTCAAACAAACCGTTACAGCCGCCTCGCCGAAGGCTATTTTCGCCGATCTGGACATCCTGACCCGCGCTCCACAGGAGCTGGTGGCGGCCGGATTCGGCAATATGCTGGCCAAATACACCTCCCTGTTCGACTGGAAATTCTCCAGTCTGACAGCCAATGAACCGTATGACCCGCGTGTGGCGCAGATTACGGAAGCGGCGCTGCTGGACTGCATCGCCCACGCCGACGCCATCGGCCGCCGCACCGAAGAAGGCATTCGCGTGCTCATGAATGCCTTGATCGAATCGGGCATAGCCATGCTGATGTTCGGCCAGTCCCACCCCGCTTCGGGGGCCGAGCACCATCTCTCCCATTATTGGGAGATGGCCCATCTGGAACGCGGCCGGAAAGCGATGCCGCACGGCGCCAAGGTCGGCGTCGCCTGTGCCGAGATTTCGCGGCTGTACCATGATGCCGTGACCCGGGCGCAGCATCCCGGCGAGCAGCCGGCACAGTTGCTTCAGCACGGCATACAGGTCCGCGAATGGCTCGAGGCTGTGCCTTCGGCGCCGGAAATCCGCCGGCTGCTGGAGCTGGCCGGCGGCCCGTCCACCCGCGATGAGCTCGGCATCGACGACGAGCTGTTTGCCGAAAGCCTGCGCGAGGCTCACAAGCTCCTCGGCCGCAGCACCCTGCTGCGGGCTTTAAACGGAGCTTAA
- a CDS encoding carbohydrate ABC transporter permease, with the protein MSVTRKERVVRICLVVLFTILCFFVLVPFYAVTISAFKPGEELIRYGLNLRFDLNVMSLDNFVYLFTGDHAYFTWFFNSLLLTVVQVVLTLLISATVAYGFSAYDFRGKNFLFICVLLIMMVPFEILLLPLYKLIFNIGLMNSYSAIVLPGIASAATIFFFRQYLSGLPKELIAAGRVDGATEYGIYVRLILPIMKPSFAAMAILNGMNSWNNFLWPFMVLSNEGKYTLPIGLKTLLTPYGNNYDLLIVGSFFSILPIFLLFIAFQKYFIDGMTAGAVKG; encoded by the coding sequence ATGAGCGTCACACGCAAAGAAAGGGTCGTCCGTATCTGCCTGGTTGTCCTGTTTACCATCCTCTGCTTTTTTGTCCTGGTGCCTTTCTATGCCGTCACCATCTCCGCCTTCAAGCCGGGCGAAGAGCTGATCCGGTATGGGCTTAATCTGCGATTCGATTTGAATGTTATGAGCTTGGACAACTTCGTTTATCTATTCACCGGAGACCATGCTTATTTCACGTGGTTCTTCAACTCGCTGCTGCTGACCGTCGTTCAGGTCGTGCTGACGCTGCTGATCAGCGCCACGGTTGCCTACGGCTTCTCGGCTTATGATTTCCGCGGCAAAAACTTCCTCTTCATCTGCGTGCTGCTGATCATGATGGTTCCGTTTGAAATCTTGCTGCTGCCCTTATACAAGCTCATCTTCAACATCGGCTTGATGAACAGCTATTCCGCAATCGTCTTGCCCGGCATTGCCAGCGCGGCGACGATCTTTTTCTTCCGGCAGTATTTAAGCGGGCTTCCAAAGGAGCTGATTGCCGCTGGCCGGGTGGACGGAGCAACCGAATACGGGATTTACGTCCGGCTGATCCTGCCGATCATGAAGCCGTCTTTTGCAGCCATGGCGATTCTCAACGGGATGAACAGCTGGAACAACTTTCTGTGGCCGTTTATGGTGCTCAGTAATGAGGGAAAATACACGCTGCCGATCGGTCTCAAGACCCTGCTGACGCCGTATGGCAACAATTACGACCTGCTGATTGTCGGTTCGTTTTTCTCCATTCTGCCGATCTTCCTTCTCTTTATCGCCTTTCAGAAATACTTCATCGACGGCATGACCGCCGGAGCGGTGAAGGGCTGA
- a CDS encoding carbohydrate ABC transporter permease, protein MIKRFLYSQKVAPYVFVLPFVLVFAIFWVYPLLSSFQMSFQQITLGQDSSFVGLDNYSKLLTDTVFLKAVVNSAVYMVLTLVILIPFPMLFAVLINNRLMWGREFFKSSFFFPALTSVVVAGTIFRLMFGEMEGSLINSVLGLFGLEPVKFLKGQTTGFIALLSLATWRWTGVNMLYFLSGLKSIPDDYYEAASIDGASSFQKFTRITMPLLKPVTIYVLTISIYAGLAMFIESMMLWNGNNSPKNIGLTIVGYLYRQGIEKNNLGYAAAVGIVLLLITMIINLTQLAFTGLFKKED, encoded by the coding sequence ATGATTAAACGATTTTTATATTCCCAAAAGGTTGCCCCTTACGTATTCGTCCTCCCTTTTGTGCTAGTGTTCGCCATCTTCTGGGTTTATCCGCTGCTCAGCTCCTTTCAAATGAGCTTTCAGCAAATCACGCTGGGGCAGGATTCGAGCTTCGTTGGCCTTGATAACTACAGCAAGCTGCTGACCGACACCGTGTTCCTGAAGGCTGTTGTGAACAGCGCCGTCTATATGGTGCTTACGCTGGTCATTCTGATTCCTTTTCCGATGCTGTTTGCGGTGCTGATCAACAACCGGCTGATGTGGGGACGCGAATTCTTCAAATCCTCGTTCTTTTTCCCGGCTTTAACATCCGTTGTTGTGGCAGGCACGATCTTCCGGCTGATGTTCGGGGAAATGGAGGGTTCGCTGATCAACAGCGTGCTTGGACTGTTCGGCTTGGAGCCTGTCAAATTTCTGAAAGGCCAAACGACTGGCTTTATAGCCTTGCTATCCCTTGCCACCTGGAGGTGGACCGGTGTGAACATGCTTTATTTTCTGTCCGGCCTCAAAAGCATTCCAGACGACTATTACGAAGCCGCCTCCATCGACGGAGCCTCCAGCTTCCAGAAGTTCACCCGGATTACGATGCCGCTGCTGAAGCCAGTCACCATCTACGTGCTGACAATCAGCATTTATGCCGGACTTGCCATGTTTATTGAAAGCATGATGCTCTGGAACGGCAACAACTCGCCGAAAAATATCGGCCTGACCATCGTCGGTTACCTGTACCGCCAAGGCATAGAGAAGAACAACCTCGGTTACGCCGCCGCGGTCGGCATCGTGCTGCTTCTGATCACCATGATCATCAATCTGACGCAGCTCGCGTTCACCGGCCTGTTCAAGAAGGAGGATTAG
- a CDS encoding DUF1641 domain-containing protein — protein MSQTLNQSETQGTQETAAASTKDLVDQLLKPEVQQSLTTLVDNLPKLTEMVNTLTQAYDVMQSLATDKVFVEDIKAGFTGVVGPVVGMAKNAAATAIEANDRAKKDNSTVSVFGLLKMLKDPNIQKALKFAQAYLDVTNEKKK, from the coding sequence ATGTCACAAACTTTGAATCAATCGGAAACACAAGGAACGCAAGAAACAGCGGCTGCAAGCACAAAGGATCTTGTGGATCAATTGCTCAAGCCTGAGGTACAGCAATCTTTAACTACCCTTGTGGACAATTTGCCAAAGCTGACTGAAATGGTGAATACGCTGACTCAAGCTTATGATGTTATGCAGAGCCTGGCTACAGACAAAGTATTTGTTGAGGACATTAAAGCCGGCTTTACCGGTGTTGTAGGTCCGGTAGTAGGCATGGCCAAGAATGCCGCTGCAACAGCAATCGAAGCTAACGACCGCGCGAAGAAAGACAACTCGACGGTTAGCGTGTTTGGTCTGCTGAAAATGCTCAAGGACCCTAATATCCAAAAAGCCCTCAAATTTGCGCAGGCTTATCTGGATGTAACGAACGAGAAGAAGAAATAA
- a CDS encoding ABC transporter substrate-binding protein gives MKVNKWFILLAALSLVLFMSGCGKSSGTAGGEQSVLDGGAGDNATELSYWTFVELHGKHFEKMLGKWNAANPDRQIKLNVTVMPYDDMHNKLSIALQTGTGAPDIADIELGKFPDFLKGTPQLEPLNDVIDPYRDTLVKSRVDLYSKDGVNYGIPTHVGASVAFYNTEILQEAGVDYTQIITWDDFKKAGIQVYEKTGKSMGTADTSATWQESMLLAQQGADFTDEQGNPKVNSPEMAKALTILKDLQDNNVIATIAGGQPDTEEAYGEFNSGKYATAFMPLWMMSRYTNYMSDLSGKIAIAPIPVIEPGMPRSVGGGGTGTVVTKTAKDIQLAKDFLAFAKLSEDANIEIWNTLGFDPVNMNVWSMQDVTHNPDNEFVKYFINNPFDVLNEIKDEIKLIKSVPASPTINNVLNTVTLNEIFEDGKDIQQALDDAQKQIEQELK, from the coding sequence ATGAAGGTTAACAAGTGGTTTATCCTGCTCGCTGCACTTTCGCTTGTGCTATTTATGAGCGGCTGTGGCAAATCCTCCGGCACCGCCGGCGGCGAACAATCCGTCCTGGATGGCGGCGCCGGAGACAATGCCACCGAGCTGTCCTATTGGACGTTCGTGGAGCTGCACGGCAAACATTTTGAGAAAATGCTGGGGAAATGGAACGCGGCGAACCCCGATCGCCAGATCAAACTGAACGTTACAGTGATGCCTTATGACGATATGCACAACAAGCTGTCCATCGCCCTGCAGACCGGTACCGGAGCTCCGGATATCGCGGATATCGAGCTGGGCAAATTCCCGGACTTCCTGAAAGGCACGCCTCAGCTTGAGCCGCTTAACGACGTGATTGATCCGTACAGGGATACGCTTGTTAAATCCCGCGTCGACTTATACAGCAAAGACGGCGTTAATTACGGCATTCCTACCCATGTCGGCGCCTCTGTCGCTTTTTACAATACAGAAATCCTGCAGGAAGCCGGTGTCGATTATACCCAAATTATCACCTGGGACGATTTCAAGAAAGCTGGTATCCAGGTTTATGAGAAGACCGGCAAATCCATGGGAACGGCCGACACAAGCGCCACCTGGCAGGAATCAATGCTGCTGGCCCAGCAGGGCGCCGACTTCACAGATGAACAAGGCAATCCGAAGGTGAATTCACCGGAAATGGCCAAAGCTTTAACGATTCTTAAGGATCTCCAGGACAATAACGTGATCGCCACAATCGCCGGCGGCCAGCCGGATACCGAAGAAGCCTACGGCGAGTTTAATTCGGGCAAATATGCGACCGCCTTCATGCCGCTCTGGATGATGTCACGTTACACCAACTACATGTCCGATCTGTCCGGCAAGATCGCCATCGCGCCGATTCCGGTCATTGAACCCGGCATGCCCAGATCGGTTGGCGGCGGCGGAACCGGTACAGTCGTAACCAAAACGGCCAAGGATATTCAGCTGGCCAAAGACTTTCTGGCTTTCGCCAAGCTGTCGGAGGATGCCAATATCGAAATCTGGAATACGCTTGGTTTCGATCCTGTCAACATGAACGTATGGAGCATGCAGGACGTGACCCACAACCCCGATAATGAATTCGTCAAATATTTCATCAACAATCCGTTTGATGTGCTGAATGAAATCAAAGACGAAATCAAGCTGATCAAATCCGTCCCCGCCTCCCCTACCATCAACAACGTGCTGAATACGGTGACGCTGAACGAAATTTTTGAGGACGGCAAAGACATTCAGCAGGCGCTGGACGACGCCCAGAAGCAGATCGAACAGGAATTGAAATAA
- a CDS encoding ArsR/SmtB family transcription factor, giving the protein MIYIKDLMSGIDIFKALSSEIRIQILELLASNQALNLNEIASRLNLSNGAITMHIKKLEDSGLIEINTSVGKHGIQKMCYLHKDKLMVDLRSKDTENLYEVDIQIGHYSNYQVTPTCGLATKDSIIGDFDDPRYFADPQRIDAEILWLTEGFVEYRIPNYLKSNQTFREIQFCLELGSEAPGYDNNYPSDIHFYLNGVELGYWTSPGDFGDTRGTFNPDWWPPHLNQYGMLKLIRINQEGSFIDGCRISDVTLDQIGLDYKSELTFRLGVTEESANKRGMTIYGKHFGNYGQDLMARILYDVK; this is encoded by the coding sequence ATGATTTATATTAAAGATTTAATGAGCGGCATTGATATTTTTAAAGCATTAAGTTCCGAGATCCGAATTCAGATTCTGGAGCTTCTTGCTTCCAATCAGGCGTTGAACTTAAATGAAATCGCAAGCAGGCTTAATTTGAGCAATGGGGCAATTACGATGCACATCAAGAAGCTAGAGGACAGCGGATTGATTGAGATTAATACGTCCGTCGGCAAACACGGCATTCAGAAGATGTGTTATCTGCACAAAGACAAGCTCATGGTGGATCTGCGCAGCAAAGACACGGAGAATCTGTACGAGGTAGACATTCAGATCGGCCACTACAGCAATTACCAAGTGACGCCGACCTGCGGACTGGCGACCAAAGACAGTATCATCGGGGATTTCGATGACCCCCGCTATTTTGCCGATCCGCAGCGGATTGATGCAGAGATTTTATGGCTCACCGAAGGTTTTGTGGAATATCGGATTCCCAACTATTTGAAGTCCAATCAAACGTTCCGAGAGATCCAGTTCTGTCTGGAACTAGGCTCGGAGGCGCCGGGATACGATAATAACTATCCGTCGGACATCCATTTCTATTTGAATGGAGTGGAGCTGGGGTATTGGACCAGCCCCGGCGATTTCGGCGATACCCGCGGCACCTTTAATCCGGATTGGTGGCCGCCGCACTTGAACCAATATGGGATGTTAAAGCTTATCCGCATTAACCAGGAGGGCAGCTTTATAGACGGCTGCCGAATTTCGGATGTGACGCTGGATCAGATAGGACTGGATTACAAAAGCGAGCTGACTTTCCGGCTTGGTGTTACTGAAGAATCGGCCAACAAACGCGGCATGACGATTTATGGTAAACATTTCGGCAATTACGGTCAGGATTTGATGGCCCGCATTTTGTATGATGTGAAATAA
- a CDS encoding GTP-binding protein, translated as MDQTLQGSVRNGSRPDSGASGSGSARRNVGIFAHVDAGKTTTTEHILFESGRTRSLGSVDSGTAVTDWLDIEKERGISVRAATTSFVWKDVHINLVDTPGHVDFLSEVERSLRVMDGAVLIVSAAEGVQAQTELIWGALRKLNIPTLIYVNKMDRTGVNEQSLLADIRKYLSPDAVPFQLPMGREQSFAGAEDLWAAVTGAASISAAGQGPDAGAAEGLEAAGVELLESLAEREETLLQRYLSGETVEDAEWKQAAVDLTRAGRLFPVLYGASGKGIGVEALMDAIVDYLPEPGGDKGNELSGIVFKIERDKTMGRMAYVRLYSGVIRNRDLVRNHTQQLEEKVTQIRKVDGNKSEDLGVLEAGDIAAVCGMASVRIGDVLGSPANIPEEARLAVPLLTVQAHWASEADYPRTVQALQELSDEDPLLDVQWMQDERELHVKVMGQIQLEMLTSVLQSRYGLQVEFGKPSVIYKETPIQAGEGYIAYLMPKPCWAILRFAIEPGPPGSGLQYDAKVRAEDLLVQYQNEVRRRVPVALSQGLYGWEVVDLKVTLIEGQHHVWHTHPLDFAVATPMGIMDGLVNTGTKLLEPILNFRINVPEENAGKVMNDLIQMRGMFEAPILQGERITLTGKVPLAESMDYGAQLGSLTKGRGAMVTFFAGYEPCPEGFIAERPRRGVNPLDQSKYILSVRKAMQG; from the coding sequence ATGGATCAAACCTTGCAAGGAAGCGTAAGAAATGGCAGCCGTCCGGACAGTGGAGCATCCGGTTCGGGTTCGGCACGCCGGAATGTAGGGATTTTTGCACATGTCGATGCCGGAAAAACCACGACTACCGAACATATTCTGTTCGAAAGCGGGCGGACGCGGTCCCTGGGCAGCGTAGATTCGGGTACGGCCGTGACGGATTGGCTCGACATTGAGAAGGAGCGCGGTATCTCGGTTCGTGCGGCAACGACCTCTTTCGTTTGGAAGGACGTACATATCAATCTGGTAGATACGCCGGGACACGTCGATTTTCTGTCCGAAGTGGAGCGCTCCCTGAGGGTCATGGACGGCGCTGTGCTGATCGTATCAGCGGCTGAAGGGGTTCAAGCGCAGACAGAGCTGATTTGGGGCGCATTAAGGAAGCTGAATATCCCCACGCTTATTTATGTCAATAAAATGGATCGTACCGGGGTCAACGAACAGTCACTGCTCGCCGATATTCGTAAATATTTGTCTCCGGACGCCGTTCCCTTCCAGCTGCCGATGGGCCGGGAGCAGTCCTTCGCGGGTGCGGAGGATTTGTGGGCCGCTGTGACCGGCGCGGCAAGCATTTCGGCTGCAGGACAAGGGCCGGATGCCGGGGCCGCTGAGGGGCTGGAGGCTGCAGGAGTAGAGCTGCTGGAAAGCTTGGCGGAACGGGAAGAAACGCTGCTGCAGCGTTATTTGTCCGGTGAAACGGTGGAGGACGCTGAGTGGAAGCAAGCAGCGGTAGACTTAACCCGTGCAGGCAGGCTGTTCCCGGTTTTATACGGCGCCTCTGGCAAGGGCATTGGCGTGGAGGCGCTGATGGATGCTATCGTGGATTATTTGCCGGAACCGGGCGGGGATAAAGGGAATGAGCTGTCCGGCATTGTCTTCAAGATTGAACGTGACAAAACGATGGGCCGGATGGCTTATGTCCGGCTGTATTCCGGTGTGATCCGCAATCGTGATCTGGTCCGCAATCATACGCAGCAGCTGGAGGAGAAGGTCACGCAGATCCGCAAGGTTGACGGGAATAAATCGGAAGACCTCGGTGTGCTGGAAGCCGGAGATATTGCCGCTGTATGCGGGATGGCTTCTGTCCGTATCGGGGATGTGCTTGGCAGTCCGGCGAATATTCCGGAGGAAGCCAGACTGGCGGTGCCTTTGCTGACTGTTCAGGCACATTGGGCGAGCGAAGCCGACTATCCGAGAACGGTTCAGGCGCTGCAGGAGCTTTCGGACGAGGACCCGCTGCTGGATGTGCAGTGGATGCAGGATGAACGGGAACTGCACGTAAAGGTCATGGGTCAGATTCAGCTTGAAATGCTGACGAGTGTTCTGCAGAGCCGATATGGGCTACAGGTTGAATTCGGCAAACCTTCGGTCATTTACAAGGAAACACCGATTCAGGCGGGAGAGGGCTACATCGCTTATTTGATGCCAAAGCCGTGCTGGGCCATTCTCCGGTTTGCTATCGAGCCGGGGCCGCCCGGAAGCGGGCTTCAATATGACGCGAAGGTACGCGCAGAGGACCTTCTGGTGCAGTATCAGAATGAGGTGCGGCGCCGGGTTCCCGTGGCTTTATCCCAAGGGCTTTATGGCTGGGAGGTTGTGGACCTGAAAGTGACGCTGATTGAAGGCCAGCACCACGTTTGGCATACGCATCCGCTGGATTTTGCCGTGGCGACGCCGATGGGAATTATGGACGGGCTCGTAAATACCGGGACCAAACTGCTGGAGCCCATCTTGAACTTCCGGATTAACGTGCCGGAGGAGAATGCGGGGAAGGTCATGAACGATCTGATCCAGATGCGGGGCATGTTTGAAGCACCTATACTGCAGGGCGAGCGGATAACACTGACCGGCAAGGTGCCTTTGGCGGAGTCCATGGACTACGGGGCCCAGCTTGGATCTTTAACCAAAGGCCGCGGGGCCATGGTGACTTTTTTTGCCGGTTACGAGCCGTGCCCTGAAGGTTTCATCGCCGAGCGGCCGCGCAGAGGGGTGAATCCGCTGGATCAGTCCAAGTACATTCTAAGCGTGCGCAAGGCTATGCAGGGCTAG
- a CDS encoding alpha-N-arabinofuranosidase gives MAESIQHARIVVDKAFRIAEVDKRIYGSFIEHLGRAVYGGIYEKEHPTADSRGFRSDVKLLIQELGVPIIRYPGGNFVSGYNWEDGVGPVEQRPRKLELAWRTTEPNWVGTNEFAAWAKEIGSEVMMAVNLGTRGVDEARNLIEYCNHPGGSQWSDLRRQHGFEQPHRIKTWCLGNEMDGSWQIGQKTPAEYGRLAYETAKAMRLVDPDIELVSCGSSGSSMPTFPEWEAITLDYTYEVADFVSLHQYYGNRDNDTPNYLARSMDMDHFIRTVIATCDYIKAKKRSKKTMYLSFDEWNVWYHSNDADSRIDPWGIAPPQLEDIYNFEDALLVGSMLITFLKHADRVKMACLAQLVNVIAPIMTEEGGRVWRQTIYYPYLHASRFGRGVSLNPIIESPVYDAKDYTDVPYLDSAVVYDEESETLTLFAVNRHLEDSLALTCDVRGFEGYGVTEHIVLQSDDLKAVNSADQERVKPHSGGDASLQDGYVQALIPKASWNVVRLAKTKA, from the coding sequence ATGGCCGAAAGTATTCAACATGCACGGATCGTCGTAGACAAAGCTTTCCGGATTGCCGAAGTCGACAAACGGATTTACGGTTCTTTCATTGAGCATCTGGGCAGAGCCGTATACGGCGGCATTTACGAGAAAGAGCATCCTACAGCGGACAGCCGCGGATTCCGCAGTGACGTCAAGCTGCTTATCCAGGAGCTGGGAGTGCCGATCATCCGTTATCCGGGAGGCAACTTCGTGTCGGGCTATAATTGGGAAGATGGGGTTGGTCCTGTAGAGCAAAGGCCGCGGAAGCTGGAGCTGGCCTGGAGAACGACCGAACCCAATTGGGTAGGCACCAACGAATTTGCTGCTTGGGCAAAGGAAATCGGTTCTGAGGTCATGATGGCCGTCAACCTGGGAACCCGTGGAGTAGACGAAGCCCGCAACCTGATCGAATACTGCAACCATCCGGGCGGCAGCCAGTGGAGCGACCTGCGCAGACAGCACGGCTTCGAACAGCCCCACCGCATCAAAACCTGGTGTCTCGGCAACGAGATGGACGGTTCTTGGCAGATCGGCCAGAAGACACCGGCAGAATATGGACGTCTGGCTTACGAGACAGCGAAGGCCATGCGCCTTGTCGATCCGGATATCGAGCTGGTATCCTGCGGCAGCTCCGGTTCATCCATGCCGACCTTTCCTGAGTGGGAAGCCATTACCCTGGACTATACGTATGAGGTGGCCGATTTCGTATCCCTGCATCAATACTACGGAAACCGGGATAACGACACGCCTAACTATCTCGCCCGCTCTATGGATATGGATCATTTCATCCGCACGGTCATTGCCACCTGCGATTACATCAAAGCCAAGAAACGCAGCAAGAAGACGATGTATCTCAGCTTCGATGAATGGAATGTCTGGTATCACTCGAATGATGCCGACAGCAGGATTGACCCATGGGGCATTGCCCCTCCGCAGCTTGAGGACATATACAACTTCGAAGATGCGCTGCTCGTCGGCAGTATGCTGATTACGTTCCTGAAACACGCCGACCGGGTCAAAATGGCCTGCCTGGCCCAGCTCGTCAACGTCATTGCTCCCATTATGACCGAAGAAGGCGGACGGGTATGGCGGCAGACCATCTACTATCCTTATCTCCACGCTTCCCGGTTCGGCCGCGGCGTGTCCCTGAATCCGATCATCGAATCGCCAGTCTATGATGCCAAAGACTATACCGATGTCCCTTACCTGGACAGTGCCGTCGTATATGACGAAGAGAGCGAAACGTTAACCCTATTTGCCGTGAACCGGCATCTGGAGGACAGCCTGGCCTTAACCTGTGATGTGCGAGGATTCGAGGGCTACGGCGTTACCGAACATATCGTGCTTCAGTCCGATGACCTGAAAGCCGTCAACTCCGCTGATCAGGAACGGGTTAAACCGCATTCCGGCGGTGACGCCTCTCTCCAGGACGGCTACGTGCAAGCCCTGATTCCCAAAGCTTCCTGGAACGTGGTTCGCCTGGCCAAAACCAAAGCTTGA